A DNA window from Methylocystis heyeri contains the following coding sequences:
- the trxB gene encoding thioredoxin-disulfide reductase, translated as MPSAAAKHSRVIVLGSGPAGYTAAIYAARAMLEPALIAGFEQGGQLMITTEVENYPGFAEPIQGPWLMDQMRMQAGHVGATLVSDHIVEARLGKRPFELLGDSGQLYSCDALIVATGAKARWLGLPSEEKFKGFGVSACATCDGFFFRGKKVIVVGGGNTAVEEAIYLSNIASHVTLVHRREELRSERVLQERLRQRPNVDFLFDHVIDEILGEENPLSVTHVRAKNAKNGETRTLPVDGVFVAIGHSPASELFKGQLTLKPSGYIAVEPGTTRTNIPGVFAAGDVADETYRQAVTAAGLGCMAALDVERYLLGPASV; from the coding sequence ATGCCGTCTGCCGCCGCAAAGCACTCCCGCGTCATCGTGCTGGGCTCGGGCCCCGCCGGCTATACGGCGGCGATCTACGCCGCCCGCGCCATGCTGGAGCCGGCGCTGATCGCCGGCTTCGAGCAGGGCGGCCAGCTCATGATCACCACCGAGGTCGAAAACTACCCCGGCTTCGCCGAGCCGATCCAGGGCCCCTGGCTGATGGATCAGATGCGGATGCAGGCGGGGCATGTGGGGGCGACGCTCGTCTCCGACCATATCGTCGAGGCGCGGCTCGGCAAACGCCCCTTCGAGCTCCTCGGCGACTCGGGACAGCTCTACAGCTGCGACGCGCTCATCGTCGCCACCGGCGCAAAGGCGAGATGGCTCGGCCTCCCGAGCGAAGAGAAATTCAAGGGCTTCGGCGTTTCCGCCTGCGCCACCTGCGACGGCTTTTTCTTTCGCGGCAAAAAGGTGATCGTCGTCGGCGGCGGCAACACCGCCGTCGAGGAGGCGATTTATCTCTCCAATATCGCCTCCCATGTCACCCTGGTCCACCGGCGCGAAGAGCTGCGCAGCGAGCGCGTGCTGCAGGAGCGGCTGCGCCAGCGCCCCAATGTGGACTTCCTGTTCGACCATGTGATCGACGAGATTCTGGGCGAGGAAAACCCGCTTTCGGTCACCCATGTGCGGGCCAAGAACGCAAAGAACGGAGAGACCAGGACTCTTCCGGTCGACGGGGTGTTCGTCGCCATCGGCCACAGTCCGGCGTCGGAACTCTTCAAGGGCCAGCTCACCCTCAAGCCCTCGGGTTATATCGCGGTGGAGCCGGGAACGACCCGCACCAATATCCCCGGGGTTTTTGCGGCGGGAGACGTCGCCGACGAGACCTATCGCCAGGCAGTGACCGCGGCCGGCCTCGGCTGCATGGCCGCGCTCGACGTCGAACGCTATCTTTTGGGCCCGGCGAGCGTCTAA
- a CDS encoding CDGSH iron-sulfur domain-containing protein: protein MTERVVYMKKAMPVEVEAGKTYYWCACGRSAAQPFCDGAHQGTGIEPVAYKAEATGKAFFCGCKATQKEPLCDGSHKNL, encoded by the coding sequence ATGACCGAACGCGTCGTCTATATGAAGAAAGCCATGCCGGTCGAAGTCGAAGCGGGCAAGACCTATTATTGGTGCGCCTGCGGCCGCAGCGCCGCCCAGCCTTTCTGCGACGGCGCGCATCAGGGAACCGGCATCGAACCCGTCGCCTATAAAGCCGAGGCCACCGGCAAGGCGTTTTTTTGCGGCTGCAAGGCCACGCAAAAGGAACCGCTATGCGACGGTTCGCACAAGAATTTGTAA
- the glyS gene encoding glycine--tRNA ligase subunit beta — MPDLLLELFSEEIPARMQGQAAEDLRRLVTNALVERGLVYEGAASFATPRRLALHIAGLPPRQPDLREERKGPRVGAPDAAIQGFLKSAGLATLEEATIQKDPKKGEFYVAVIERPGADTIDLLGEIIPETIRSFPWPKSMRWGESSTRPDALRWVRPLHSILATFGPETETPEIVRFSVDGIESGNKTFGHRFMAPQAIEVRRFDDYVPALERAKVVLDAARRRDIILHDARNLATAQGLELIEDAALLEEVAGLVEWPVALMGSFDEAFLSIPPEVIRATIRVNQKCFVLKRHDGTLANRFILVSNIEASDHGETIVAGNQRVIAARLSDAKFFYETDLKTRLENLLPKLEKIVFHEKLGTQSERVNRVEALARELAPLVGADPEKAARAAKLAKADLVTEMVGEFPELQGLMGRYYASAQGEDASVAAACEEHWKPVGPSDRVPSDPVSVAVALADKIDTLVGFWAIDEKPTGSKDPYALRRAALGVIRLILENRLQLRLLPQFDGAFLLADSAIAKAGKQTGPTLDNRSPDLLSFFIDRLKVYLRDRGARYDLIDAALGAQLAGEGEQREQDDLVMITSKVDALSKFLDTDDGRNLLAGFRRAVNILKIEEKKDGAGAYDAPHAPNLRIEPQEHTLAAAVARAREETAERLNREDFEGAMRMLAKLRAPVDAFFDDVTVNAENKDLRLNRLRLLNELRKAMLGVADFGKVAGEGAA; from the coding sequence ATGCCCGACCTTCTGCTTGAACTTTTTTCCGAAGAGATTCCCGCCAGGATGCAAGGCCAGGCTGCGGAAGACCTGCGCAGGCTCGTCACCAACGCCCTGGTGGAGCGAGGGCTGGTCTATGAAGGCGCCGCGAGCTTCGCCACGCCGCGCCGTCTCGCGCTTCATATCGCCGGCCTGCCGCCGCGCCAGCCCGACCTGCGCGAGGAGCGCAAAGGCCCGCGCGTCGGCGCGCCCGACGCCGCGATCCAGGGCTTTTTGAAAAGCGCCGGTCTTGCGACGCTGGAAGAAGCGACGATCCAGAAAGACCCCAAGAAGGGCGAATTCTATGTCGCGGTGATCGAACGCCCCGGCGCCGACACCATAGATCTGCTCGGCGAGATCATCCCCGAAACCATCCGCAGCTTCCCCTGGCCAAAATCCATGCGCTGGGGCGAAAGCTCGACCCGCCCCGACGCGCTGCGCTGGGTGCGGCCGCTGCATTCCATCCTCGCGACCTTCGGGCCGGAGACCGAGACCCCGGAGATCGTGCGCTTTTCGGTCGACGGGATCGAATCCGGCAACAAGACCTTCGGCCATCGGTTCATGGCCCCGCAAGCCATCGAGGTCCGGCGCTTCGACGATTATGTGCCGGCGCTGGAGCGCGCGAAGGTCGTGCTCGACGCCGCCCGCCGCCGCGACATCATCCTGCATGACGCGCGGAATCTCGCCACCGCCCAGGGGCTGGAGCTGATCGAGGACGCCGCTCTGCTGGAAGAAGTGGCGGGGCTGGTGGAATGGCCGGTCGCGCTGATGGGCTCGTTCGACGAGGCCTTTCTGTCGATTCCGCCCGAGGTGATCCGCGCCACCATCCGCGTCAACCAGAAGTGTTTCGTGCTGAAGCGCCATGACGGGACGCTGGCCAACCGCTTCATCCTGGTCTCCAATATCGAGGCCAGCGACCATGGCGAGACCATCGTCGCCGGCAATCAGCGCGTGATCGCGGCGCGGCTCTCGGACGCGAAATTCTTCTATGAGACCGACCTCAAGACGCGGCTCGAAAACCTGCTGCCCAAGCTCGAGAAAATCGTGTTCCACGAGAAGCTCGGCACTCAGAGCGAAAGGGTAAATCGCGTCGAAGCGCTGGCGCGGGAGCTCGCGCCTCTGGTCGGAGCCGACCCGGAAAAGGCGGCGCGCGCGGCGAAGCTCGCCAAGGCCGATCTCGTGACCGAAATGGTCGGAGAATTCCCTGAGCTGCAAGGCCTGATGGGCCGCTATTACGCCAGCGCCCAGGGCGAGGACGCTTCCGTCGCCGCCGCCTGCGAGGAACATTGGAAGCCGGTGGGGCCGAGCGACCGGGTTCCCAGCGATCCGGTCTCGGTCGCCGTGGCGCTGGCCGACAAGATCGACACACTGGTCGGCTTCTGGGCCATTGACGAGAAGCCGACCGGCAGCAAGGACCCCTATGCGCTGCGCCGCGCGGCGCTGGGCGTGATCCGGTTGATTTTGGAGAACAGGCTGCAATTGCGGCTTCTGCCGCAATTCGACGGGGCTTTCCTGCTCGCAGACAGCGCGATAGCAAAGGCAGGGAAGCAAACCGGGCCAACGCTGGATAACCGCTCGCCCGACCTCCTCTCTTTCTTCATCGACCGCCTAAAGGTCTACTTGCGCGATCGGGGGGCGAGATACGATCTGATAGACGCGGCTCTCGGCGCGCAGCTCGCCGGCGAAGGCGAGCAGCGCGAACAGGACGATCTCGTCATGATCACAAGCAAGGTCGACGCTCTCTCCAAATTCCTCGACACCGACGACGGCAGAAACCTGCTCGCGGGCTTCCGCCGCGCGGTGAATATTTTGAAGATCGAGGAGAAGAAGGACGGCGCCGGCGCCTATGACGCGCCCCACGCCCCCAATCTGCGCATCGAGCCTCAAGAGCATACGCTCGCCGCGGCGGTTGCGCGGGCGCGCGAGGAAACCGCCGAAAGGCTGAATCGGGAAGATTTCGAGGGCGCCATGCGCATGCTGGCAAAGCTGCGCGCTCCGGTCGACGCCTTCTTCGACGATGTGACCGTCAACGCCGAGAACAAGGATCTGCGTCTCAACCGGCTGCGCCTGCTCAATGAATTGCGCAAGGCGATGCTCGGCGTCGCCGATTTCGGCAAGGTGGCGGGGGAAGGCGCGGCGTAA